CAGCCGGCGCTGAACGCGATCGAGGCCCCGCTGGACGCCGTGCTCGCCGACCGCGTGCCGGCCGGCGAGCGACCACGGGTGTCGGCGTTCTTCGGTGCTGGCGCGGCCATCGGCCTCGCCGTCGGAGCCGGGGGCGCCGGTCTGCTGGTCGGATTCGACGGCATCCACGCGGCGCTGGCCGTGCTGCTGCTCGTCACCATGGTCGCCTTCGTGCTGCTGAACCCGGGACGCATCACCCGGCCGCGTGGCGCCTCCCTCCCCCTCCGGCTCGCCTGGCGCTCCCGCGCGCTCCGGATCGTCTTCGGTGGCCGGTTCGCGCTCGTCCTCGGTCAGCAGCTCGTGCTCGGCTACCTGCTCTACCTCGTCATGGATCGCACCGGCGCGCAGGTGGAGGAGGCGGGCCGGCTGGTCACGGTGCTCACCGGTGCCCACATCCTCGCCATCGTGGCCGGGGCGATGATCGCCTCGCGAGTGGTGGGGCCGCGGCGGGTCCCCTGGGTGCTGGTCGCCACCGGGCTGATCGCCCTCGGACTGGTGATCGCGCTCGTGTGGCCGGGGCTCGGCGGACTGATCGGCTACGCCGTCGTGGCGGGGGCGGGGCGCGGGCTGTACCTGAGCGCGGACCTGG
Above is a window of Ruania suaedae DNA encoding:
- a CDS encoding MFS transporter, whose product is MDRRLLPSLVAANLVLAIMYAAVAGVLVPAQIARAEPENKEAVLAVIMTASSLLTVLMRPVLGVATDRTRSRWGPRSPWLAGGAAGAAIALVLLGQASTAVTIGLGWLIVQPALNAIEAPLDAVLADRVPAGERPRVSAFFGAGAAIGLAVGAGGAGLLVGFDGIHAALAVLLLVTMVAFVLLNPGRITRPRGASLPLRLAWRSRALRIVFGGRFALVLGQQLVLGYLLYLVMDRTGAQVEEAGRLVTVLTGAHILAIVAGAMIASRVVGPRRVPWVLVATGLIALGLVIALVWPGLGGLIGYAVVAGAGRGLYLSADLALMLDLLPSPADAGRDLGVLGLATILPQVLAPALAGAVLVLTGGHYSWLFILALLAVTLSGVIMARLLRFRRTQ